The segment TTACGCCAAGCCGATTCCGCCGTCGCCACCTCGAACGCCCGACCGATACGCAGCAGTTTTGCCTCGTCGAAATCCGCGCCGAGGAATTGGACGCCGATCGGCAATCCCTGGGAATCGAAACCGGCCGGGACGGATAGCCCGGGGATGCCCGCAAGGTTCGCCGGGACGGTCAGCAAATCCGCGTACTGCATCAACACCGAATCCCCATATACGGCGCCCAATTCGAACGCCGTCGTCGGAGTAGTGGCCGTAAGCAAAGCGTCCAGGGCATATTCACCCTGCGGATCGAAAATGCCGTCGAAATCGCTGCGGATCAGCGTACGCACCCGCAGCGCTTTGTCGTAATATCCCTTTTCGTACTGTTCTGCAGACACGTACATGCCCATGAGGATGCGCAATTTGGGCTGAGATCCAAACCCGCGACCCCGGCTGCGTCGATACAATTCGCGTAAATCTGCGACGGGCTGTGAATAGCGGTAGCCGTACTTCACGCCGTCGTAGCGATGAAGATTGGAGGCGGCCTCCACGCGCGACACCACGAAGTACACGGGAATCCCGTAGCGGGTGTTCGGCAGCGGAACGTCCTCGACGATCTCCGCGCCCATTTTAGCCAGAGTCTCGGCCGCATTTCGAACGCTTTGCTCGATTTCCGGAGCGACCGGCTGCTCCCGTAATTCTCCGGATTGTGGATCGGGATACTTGAGCCGGAAGTAATCGGGAGAAAGCCCGATGCGCATACCTTTCACGCCGTCCTCGAGTGCCACCAGATGGTCCGCCACCGGGGTGGCGACCGCCGTGGCATCATGAGCGTCCTTGCCGGCGATGACGTTCATCATTAACGCCGCGTCCCGAACGTCTCGCGTGACCGGGCCGGGGCAATCGAGGGAAGAGGCAAAAGCGATCAAACCGTAGCGCGAAACGCGTCCGTAAGTGGGTTTCAAACCCACAACGCCACAAAAAGCGGCCGGCTGCCGAATCGAACCGGCCGTGTCGGTGCCCAACGAGATTACGGCTTCGCCCGCAGCGACAGCCGCCGCGCTTCCACCCGAAGAGCCGCCGGGCACCCGCCCGGGATTCCACGGGTTTCTCGGCGAAGGTTGGAATGCGGATGATTCATTCGACGATCCGAAGGTAAATTCATCCAGATTGACCTTGCCCAAGGTAACCGCGCCCGCAGCCTCCAGCCGCTCCACCGGTGTAGCGCTGTAGGGAGCCACGAAGTTTTCCAAAATCTTCGAACCTGCCGTCGAAGGTGTGCCCTTCACGCAAAATATATCTTTCACGGCAAGGGGAATCCCGGCCAGCGGGCCGGGGTCATCACCGTTCCTCAGGGCGCGATCGACGCGCTCTGCCTGCGAACGAGCGCGCGCTTCCGTCAACGTAATGTAAGCGTGAATTTTCTCGCCATCGTGTGGTTCCTGCGCCTCCAGGCTCGTCGTCGGAGGGGAGCCTTCCACGCTGCGGATGCGATTCAACGCAGCTTCCAAAATGTCTGCGGCGGTGCATTCACCCTCTTTCAACTTGCGCACGAGTTGATGCGCCGTTAAATCGCAGAGTGAAACGGTCATGTTATGTCCTCGTGCGGGATGTCCGGTACGACGATCGATCGCCCCTCAACTTCCGGAGCCTGCGTCAATATATCGTCGGCCGCAGCGGACGGCTCGATACGATCCTGGCGCAGCGGCAAGCGCATGGCCGGAGAATAAGGAACGCCGTGGGATGTGATCGGAACTTCCGCAGCGACGTCGATGGCGTCGAGTTCCCGAATGGCTCTGAGTTGGCCGTTCAATTCTCGGCGCAGGTAGGCAGCCTCCTCGTCCTCCAGGTGGAACGCTGCCAAATCGACGAGATGGCGGAATATCGCTTCGCTGATCTCATCCAGGGCTTGGCTTTCAGATTCCTGTGACAAAATGACCTCCCCGTGTAGCCTGCGAACATTGTACCCGCTGGTTAAACCACGGTCAAAGCACCATGCTATAATCGCTGCGCATACGATCCGATCAAGGAGAGCAACGAATGGCAGCTGCTGAATCACCGGAACAATATATGAGCCTCTCACTCACAGCCGAACACCAGATGATTCGCCAGGCTGCACGTGATTTTGCCCAAAACGAGATCGCGCCTATCGCGGCCGAGTTCGACGAGAGCGGCGAATTCCCGTACGAAACCATCCGCAAGATGGGTGAAATGGGTTTCATGGGCATCGAAATCGCCGAGGAGTACGGCGGCACGGGCATGGATACCATCGCCTACGTGCTGGCGCTGGAAGAAATTTGCAAAGCCGACGCGGCGCACGGAACGATCATGTCGGTCAACAACTCATTGTATTGTTACGGCATCGAACGCTTCGGGACGGAAGAACAGAAGCAGAAATTTCTCGTTCCCGTCGCCTCCGGTGCGGCGATCGGCGCCTACTCGCTCACCGAACCCATGTCCGGCTCGGACGCGGCGACGATGCGCTCGCGCGCCGTCCGCCAGGGGGACGTGTACCTGCTCAATGGGAGAAAGTCGTGGGTCAGCAGCGCACCCAAGGCAAATTTCTTCGTCGTCTTCATGATGACCGAACCGGAAAAAGGTCACAAAGGAATTAGCGCTTTTCTCGTCGATCCCCGGGATGACGGATTCAGCCTGGGAAAGACCGAACCCAAATTGGGCATACGCGCCTCCGCCACCAGTGAAATCCTCTTCGAAAACTACCGCTGTCCGCTGGCGAACCGCCTCGGGGAAGAAGGGGATGGATTCAAAATCGCCATGGCCGTCCTCGATGCGGGACGCATCGGCATCGCCGCACAAGCGTTGGGCATCGCTGAAGCCGCATATGCAGCCAGCGTCGAATATGCCAGAGAACGTGAAGCCTTCGGGAAGAAGATCGGCCAGTTCGAGGGAATCAGCTTCAAGATCGCCGACATGAAGACACGCATCGAAGCCAGCAGGCTGTTGATCTATCAGGCCGCGCTGGCCAAACAACTCGCCAAGGAAACGGGGAAGCGCTACACGCTGGAAGCCTCGATGGCGAAACTGTTCGCCTCGGAGACGGCCATGTTCTGCGCCCACGCCGCGGTGCAAATCCACGCCGGCATGGGGTATTCGAAGGAATTGCCCGTCGAGCGCTATTTCCGCGACGCCAAGATCACCGAAATATACGAAGGCACCAGTGAAATCCAACGCCTGGTCATCTCGAGGAACGAGCTGCAGCTGCGCTGAAGCCGTTACGCGGCGCGAAACGGTCCATTCGCGAGACGGCCATTCGGAAGAGGTTACCCCACACTCCAGCCAAACTCATCCCCCCACGCAACGAGCAGCCCCTGAAGGAAGTTGGGGAGCTTTCAACGAAATCGAGAAAACCGTACAATATCCAGCGAATTGAGGCCTCTACACCGGCGAGCAGCGTTGCCTGCATCCACGATTTCATCGATTCTCTGGAGGGAGACATGACGGAAAATCTCGACCAAAATCATCCCGAGCGAGAATCATCCGCCTCCCTGGAAAGCACGCTGCTGATGATCGGCGGATTGCTGATCGTCTTCCTGGGCCAATACCTGGCGCAGCTCAGCCCGCACAAGCTCATCACCACAACCTTACTGGTCGTCGGGGCTTGCGCCTTTCTCATTGGCGTCCTCGCCTCCAACTCCACAGCCATTGCAGCGATGCTGCAGCAATCACTCGGAAAACCTGCGTCACGCCTGGGCGTCTCGAAGACTCAGGTGCTCCTGTTGGTCTTCGGTTTTTCACTCTCCCTGGCATCCCGGGCGGCGGCCGGCAATTCCCTCCAGGCGCACTCGCCCTGGCACGTTTTAATCTGGATCGCTGGCTGTCTCGTAGTCATTGCGGGCTGCTGGCGAGGTTCGTTGAAGGAATCCTTGCGGGGCATCGACCGCTGGGATTGGGTCCTGATCGGCGTTCTGGCAGCGATCGCCCTCGCCGCGCGGCTCATCCAGCTCGACCAGCTGCCTTATACGGTCAGCGGCGACGAAGGCTCGGTCGGGCTGATGGCCTGGGATTATAAAACCGGCGTGCGAAACAACTACTTCATCATGGGCTGGTTTTCGTTCCCCGCGCTCCAGTTCTGGCCGGCGTCGTTCATGCAAGAGATATTGGGACGCAGCGTGCTGGCCATGCG is part of the Anaerolineales bacterium genome and harbors:
- the gatA gene encoding Asp-tRNA(Asn)/Glu-tRNA(Gln) amidotransferase subunit GatA, which translates into the protein MTVSLCDLTAHQLVRKLKEGECTAADILEAALNRIRSVEGSPPTTSLEAQEPHDGEKIHAYITLTEARARSQAERVDRALRNGDDPGPLAGIPLAVKDIFCVKGTPSTAGSKILENFVAPYSATPVERLEAAGAVTLGKVNLDEFTFGSSNESSAFQPSPRNPWNPGRVPGGSSGGSAAAVAAGEAVISLGTDTAGSIRQPAAFCGVVGLKPTYGRVSRYGLIAFASSLDCPGPVTRDVRDAALMMNVIAGKDAHDATAVATPVADHLVALEDGVKGMRIGLSPDYFRLKYPDPQSGELREQPVAPEIEQSVRNAAETLAKMGAEIVEDVPLPNTRYGIPVYFVVSRVEAASNLHRYDGVKYGYRYSQPVADLRELYRRSRGRGFGSQPKLRILMGMYVSAEQYEKGYYDKALRVRTLIRSDFDGIFDPQGEYALDALLTATTPTTAFELGAVYGDSVLMQYADLLTVPANLAGIPGLSVPAGFDSQGLPIGVQFLGADFDEAKLLRIGRAFEVATAESAWRKVRPTLMKSEVN
- a CDS encoding aspartyl/glutamyl-tRNA amidotransferase subunit C; translated protein: MSQESESQALDEISEAIFRHLVDLAAFHLEDEEAAYLRRELNGQLRAIRELDAIDVAAEVPITSHGVPYSPAMRLPLRQDRIEPSAAADDILTQAPEVEGRSIVVPDIPHEDIT
- a CDS encoding acyl-CoA dehydrogenase, coding for MAAAESPEQYMSLSLTAEHQMIRQAARDFAQNEIAPIAAEFDESGEFPYETIRKMGEMGFMGIEIAEEYGGTGMDTIAYVLALEEICKADAAHGTIMSVNNSLYCYGIERFGTEEQKQKFLVPVASGAAIGAYSLTEPMSGSDAATMRSRAVRQGDVYLLNGRKSWVSSAPKANFFVVFMMTEPEKGHKGISAFLVDPRDDGFSLGKTEPKLGIRASATSEILFENYRCPLANRLGEEGDGFKIAMAVLDAGRIGIAAQALGIAEAAYAASVEYAREREAFGKKIGQFEGISFKIADMKTRIEASRLLIYQAALAKQLAKETGKRYTLEASMAKLFASETAMFCAHAAVQIHAGMGYSKELPVERYFRDAKITEIYEGTSEIQRLVISRNELQLR